In Arcobacter ellisii, a genomic segment contains:
- a CDS encoding M14 family metallopeptidase, producing MEKIEILKIESLSRAPLVVEGYLFKGSNPKAPRVAVVGAMEGDSILPLYCASSLVDFFKNKIEEEKIKGDILIIPSINHYALNIGKRFWPLDNTDINMMFPGYEFGETTQRIAKKVFDAINGYDYGIILERRPDPATCVPYIKLYKSGYEDLLAAKRFGFKLIHHRTMKSIDTVTLQYNWQLWGTKAFSVICPSDNQVDKKIASQINQAIIRFMDKSKIINYHIFNGYESTIMDRNTISIVKSPKSGIFIPKELAGNYVSKDQIIGEIVDSLEGNIIHQFLAPCNGMITCFYSNSLIYEHAVTFRIARIG from the coding sequence GTGGAAAAAATTGAGATTTTAAAAATAGAATCACTTAGTCGTGCTCCTTTAGTAGTTGAGGGATATTTATTTAAAGGTTCAAATCCAAAAGCTCCAAGAGTTGCTGTTGTTGGTGCAATGGAAGGAGATTCTATACTTCCTTTATATTGTGCTTCATCATTGGTTGATTTTTTTAAAAATAAAATTGAAGAAGAGAAAATAAAAGGTGATATTTTAATTATTCCTTCAATAAATCATTATGCTTTGAATATTGGGAAAAGATTTTGGCCTTTGGATAATACTGATATAAATATGATGTTTCCAGGATATGAATTTGGTGAAACAACTCAAAGAATTGCAAAAAAAGTTTTTGATGCAATAAATGGTTATGATTATGGAATAATCCTAGAAAGACGTCCAGATCCAGCTACTTGTGTACCATATATAAAACTTTATAAAAGTGGATATGAAGATTTATTAGCCGCAAAAAGATTTGGTTTTAAACTAATTCATCATAGAACTATGAAATCAATAGATACTGTAACTTTACAATATAACTGGCAACTTTGGGGAACAAAAGCATTTTCTGTTATTTGTCCAAGTGATAATCAAGTGGATAAAAAAATAGCAAGCCAAATAAATCAAGCAATTATTAGATTTATGGACAAAAGTAAAATCATTAATTATCATATCTTCAATGGTTATGAATCAACAATAATGGATAGAAATACAATAAGTATAGTAAAATCACCAAAAAGTGGAATTTTTATACCAAAAGAATTAGCTGGGAATTATGTATCAAAAGACCAAATAATAGGGGAAATAGTTGACTCTTTAGAAGGTAATATAATTCACCAATTTTTAGCTCCTTGTAATGGAATGATTACTTGTTTTTACAGCAACTCACTTATTTATGAACATGCAGTTACATTTAGAATAGCAAGAATTGGCTAA
- a CDS encoding alpha-E domain-containing protein: MEQLLTANVANNLYWFGRYLERIEATLIEAVYHFDRIIDIDKDSGKTFYKKLGVDLEYENAKEFLNVAVFGNHSANVYNLISYAKENAIISRSNMDTEAFGSVIELADLLKHSSHSSFSIDCRYIDYVLSLISEIWGELTRRQKRNNSDYFIRLGKLVEKVDFHLRIEKDKEFSLVLMEEIDKIVTRLAPDAKFKQHDENESYETILNSVNNKIKKIIVEE; the protein is encoded by the coding sequence ATGGAGCAATTATTAACTGCAAATGTAGCAAATAATCTTTATTGGTTTGGAAGATATTTAGAGAGAATTGAAGCCACTTTGATTGAAGCTGTTTATCATTTTGATAGAATAATTGATATAGATAAAGATTCTGGAAAAACTTTTTATAAAAAACTTGGAGTTGATTTAGAGTATGAAAATGCTAAAGAATTTTTAAATGTGGCAGTATTTGGAAATCATAGTGCAAATGTTTATAATCTAATCTCTTATGCAAAAGAGAATGCAATTATAAGTCGGTCTAATATGGATACAGAAGCCTTTGGTTCTGTAATTGAATTAGCAGATTTATTAAAACATTCAAGTCATTCAAGTTTTAGTATAGATTGTAGATATATTGATTATGTTTTATCTTTGATTAGTGAAATTTGGGGAGAGTTAACAAGACGTCAAAAAAGAAATAATAGTGATTATTTTATAAGACTTGGAAAGCTAGTTGAGAAGGTTGATTTTCATCTAAGAATAGAAAAAGATAAAGAGTTTTCACTGGTTCTTATGGAAGAAATTGATAAAATCGTAACAAGATTGGCTCCTGATGCTAAATTCAAACAACATGATGAAAATGAGTCTTATGAAACAATTTTGAATTCGGTAAACAATAAAATAAAAAAAATAATAGTTGAGGAATAA
- the cysW gene encoding sulfate ABC transporter permease subunit CysW: protein MKTRSNSKSSLDESKVVKYLLIGTAVSFLMIMLVVPLITIFAEAFRKGVEAYFESFNDEYVLQAIKLTLITAVIAVPLNLVFGVCASWAIAKYSFFGKSFLITLIDLPFAVSPVISGFVYVLLFGAQGWFGSWLIANDVQIIFAVPGIVLATIFVTFPFVARELIPLMQEQGNDEEQAALLLGASGFQTFWKVTLPNIKWGLLYGVILCNARAMGEFGAVSVVSGHIQGVTNTMPLQVEILYNEYNFVAAFAVSTLLAILALLTLVLKYILEWKVQRELEKLKIEE, encoded by the coding sequence ATGAAAACAAGAAGTAATTCAAAATCATCGTTAGATGAATCAAAAGTTGTTAAATATTTATTAATTGGAACTGCTGTTAGTTTTTTGATGATTATGTTGGTAGTTCCTTTGATTACTATATTTGCAGAAGCTTTTAGAAAAGGTGTAGAAGCCTATTTTGAAAGTTTTAATGATGAATATGTTCTTCAAGCAATAAAACTAACTTTAATTACAGCTGTTATTGCTGTTCCTTTGAATTTAGTTTTTGGAGTATGTGCATCTTGGGCGATAGCTAAATACTCGTTTTTTGGAAAAAGTTTTTTAATCACTTTAATTGATTTACCTTTTGCTGTAAGTCCAGTTATTTCGGGATTTGTGTATGTTTTATTATTTGGAGCGCAAGGTTGGTTTGGTTCTTGGTTAATCGCAAATGATGTTCAAATTATTTTTGCAGTTCCTGGAATTGTGTTAGCAACTATATTTGTAACTTTTCCTTTTGTGGCAAGAGAGTTAATTCCTTTAATGCAAGAACAAGGAAACGATGAAGAACAAGCTGCACTTCTTTTAGGAGCTAGTGGTTTTCAAACATTTTGGAAAGTTACACTTCCTAATATAAAATGGGGACTTCTATATGGAGTTATTTTATGTAATGCAAGAGCAATGGGTGAATTTGGGGCAGTTTCAGTTGTTTCTGGACATATCCAAGGAGTAACAAACACTATGCCTTTACAAGTTGAGATTTTATATAACGAATATAACTTTGTAGCTGCATTTGCAGTTTCTACACTTTTAGCCATACTTGCACTTTTAACTTTGGTTTTAAAATATATTTTAGAGTGGAAAGTTCAAAGAGAATTAGAAAAATTAAAAATAGAAGAATAG
- the typA gene encoding translational GTPase TypA → MRDIRNIAVIAHVDHGKTTLVDELLKQSGTFSSHQNVDERVMDSNAIEKERGITILSKNTAIDYEGVRINIIDTPGHADFGGEVERVLKMVDSVLLLVDAQEGVMPQTKFVVKKALSLGHRPIVVVNKIDKPAAEPDRVVDEVFDLFAQMDANEEQLEFPVIYAAARDGYARFDANDGNMDLKPLFETILKEVPKPQGADENGLQLQVFTLDYDNFIGKIGIARIFNGTISQGETVLLVKADGEKVKGRVSKLIGFKGLERIDIKTAGAGDIVAVAGFETIDVGDSLCDPLNPMPLDPMHIEEPTLSVTFAVNDSPLAGTEGKFVTSNKIDERLKAEMNTNIAMGYEQIGEGKFKVNGRGELQITILAENMRREGFEFCIGRPEVIIREENGVKMEPFEHLVIDLPDEFSGAIIEKLGKRKATMTNMVPMGEGYTRLEFEIPARGLIGIRTEFLTETKGEGVMNHSFLEFRPYSGTVESRKYGALVSMENGEALGYSIFNLQDRGVMFIKPQDKVYVGMVIGQHAKDNDLDVNPIKGKAQSNVRSSGADEAIKLVPPRTMSLENALEWIEDDELVEVTPLSVRVRKRELDPTVRKRTAKKEKFA, encoded by the coding sequence ATGAGAGACATTAGAAATATCGCAGTAATTGCACACGTTGACCACGGAAAAACAACACTAGTTGATGAATTACTAAAACAATCAGGAACTTTTTCATCACACCAAAACGTTGATGAAAGAGTTATGGATAGTAATGCTATCGAAAAAGAAAGAGGAATTACTATTCTTTCTAAAAATACAGCAATTGATTACGAAGGTGTAAGAATTAACATTATTGATACTCCAGGACACGCCGATTTTGGTGGAGAAGTTGAGAGGGTTTTAAAAATGGTTGACTCTGTTTTACTTCTTGTAGATGCACAAGAAGGGGTTATGCCACAAACAAAATTCGTTGTTAAAAAAGCATTATCTTTAGGACATAGACCAATCGTTGTTGTAAACAAAATTGATAAACCAGCAGCTGAGCCTGATAGAGTTGTTGATGAAGTATTTGACTTATTTGCACAAATGGATGCAAATGAAGAGCAATTAGAATTCCCAGTTATTTATGCAGCAGCTAGAGATGGGTATGCAAGATTTGATGCAAATGATGGAAATATGGATTTAAAACCATTATTTGAAACTATTTTAAAAGAAGTTCCAAAACCTCAAGGTGCTGATGAAAATGGATTACAACTTCAAGTATTTACATTAGATTATGATAATTTCATTGGAAAAATCGGAATCGCTAGAATTTTTAACGGAACAATTTCTCAAGGTGAAACAGTTCTTTTAGTTAAAGCTGATGGTGAAAAAGTAAAAGGAAGAGTTTCTAAACTTATTGGATTTAAAGGTTTAGAAAGAATAGATATTAAAACTGCTGGTGCTGGTGATATTGTTGCTGTTGCTGGTTTTGAAACAATTGATGTTGGAGATTCTTTATGTGATCCATTAAATCCAATGCCACTTGACCCAATGCACATCGAAGAGCCAACTTTATCTGTTACTTTTGCAGTTAATGATTCTCCACTTGCTGGAACAGAAGGTAAATTTGTTACTTCAAACAAAATTGATGAGAGATTAAAAGCAGAGATGAACACTAATATTGCTATGGGTTATGAGCAAATTGGTGAAGGTAAATTTAAAGTAAACGGAAGAGGTGAGCTTCAAATTACTATTCTTGCTGAAAATATGAGAAGAGAAGGTTTTGAGTTCTGTATTGGAAGACCTGAAGTTATTATTAGAGAAGAAAATGGTGTAAAAATGGAGCCATTTGAGCATTTAGTAATCGACTTACCAGATGAATTTTCAGGTGCAATTATTGAAAAACTTGGAAAAAGAAAAGCAACTATGACAAACATGGTTCCAATGGGTGAAGGTTATACAAGACTTGAGTTTGAAATTCCAGCAAGAGGATTAATTGGTATTAGAACAGAGTTCTTAACTGAAACAAAAGGTGAGGGTGTTATGAATCACTCATTCTTAGAGTTCAGACCATATTCAGGAACAGTTGAAAGTAGAAAATATGGAGCATTAGTTTCTATGGAAAATGGAGAAGCTTTAGGTTATTCAATTTTTAACTTACAAGATAGAGGGGTAATGTTCATTAAACCTCAAGATAAAGTTTATGTTGGAATGGTAATTGGACAACACGCAAAAGATAACGATTTAGATGTAAATCCTATTAAAGGAAAAGCTCAATCAAACGTTAGATCTTCTGGTGCTGATGAAGCTATTAAATTAGTTCCACCAAGAACGATGTCTTTAGAAAACGCTTTAGAGTGGATTGAAGATGATGAATTAGTTGAAGTAACTCCTTTATCTGTAAGAGTAAGAAAAAGAGAATTAGACCCAACAGTTAGAAAAAGAACTGCAAAAAAAGAGAAATTCGCTTAA
- a CDS encoding sulfate ABC transporter substrate-binding protein produces the protein MKKVVKDIKKLVLAGLLIPAFAIANDNYDYKAEAAKNKLEILNVSYDPTRELYSQYNKDFAKYWKEKTGQEIIIKQSHGGAGKQARAVIDGLKADVVTLALAYDIDKISQSTKLFPQDWQTRLENNSSPYTSTIVFLVRKGNPKGIKDWNDLVKEGVEVITPNPKTSGGARWNYLAAYAYAIKQELGDITKVDRNSEKFKEADKKAIEFVKKVYKNVPVLDSGARGATNTFVQRQIGDVLLAWENEAFLSINELGVGEFEIVVPTVSILAEPPVTVVDENAKKNGTYEVSKAYLEYLYSPSGQKLAAKNYYRPYKPEFADKEDIARFPKLELLKINDVFVDWKTAQKTHFDDGGTFDAIYR, from the coding sequence ATGAAAAAAGTAGTAAAAGATATTAAAAAATTAGTTTTAGCAGGTCTATTAATTCCTGCATTTGCGATTGCAAATGATAATTATGATTATAAAGCTGAAGCAGCAAAAAATAAATTAGAGATATTAAATGTTTCTTATGACCCAACAAGGGAGTTATATTCTCAATATAACAAAGATTTTGCAAAATATTGGAAAGAAAAAACAGGACAAGAGATAATTATAAAACAGTCACATGGAGGAGCTGGAAAACAAGCACGAGCTGTGATTGATGGATTAAAAGCAGATGTAGTTACTTTGGCTTTAGCTTATGATATTGACAAAATTTCACAAAGTACAAAATTATTTCCACAAGATTGGCAAACAAGACTTGAAAACAATTCATCTCCTTATACTTCAACTATTGTATTTTTAGTAAGAAAGGGAAATCCAAAAGGTATAAAAGATTGGAATGATTTAGTAAAAGAGGGTGTTGAAGTTATTACTCCAAATCCAAAAACATCAGGAGGTGCAAGATGGAACTATCTAGCAGCTTATGCTTATGCAATAAAACAAGAGTTAGGAGATATTACTAAAGTAGATAGAAACTCTGAAAAGTTTAAAGAGGCTGATAAAAAAGCAATTGAATTTGTAAAAAAAGTTTATAAAAATGTTCCTGTTCTTGATTCAGGTGCAAGAGGAGCTACAAATACTTTTGTTCAAAGACAAATTGGAGATGTTTTACTTGCTTGGGAAAATGAAGCTTTTTTATCTATAAATGAGTTAGGTGTTGGTGAGTTTGAAATAGTTGTTCCAACTGTATCAATTTTGGCAGAACCTCCTGTAACTGTTGTGGATGAAAATGCTAAAAAGAATGGAACTTATGAAGTATCTAAGGCTTATTTAGAATATTTATATTCACCTTCAGGTCAAAAATTAGCAGCTAAAAACTATTATAGACCATATAAACCAGAATTTGCAGATAAAGAAGATATAGCAAGATTTCCAAAACTTGAACTTTTAAAAATCAATGATGTTTTTGTGGATTGGAAAACAGCACAAAAAACACATTTTGATGATGGTGGAACATTTGACGCAATTTACAGATAA
- a CDS encoding M14 family metallopeptidase: MIIEEIFTSNLPVGEKLAIKRARFESTEINDNKKAKRISIVSGIHGDELEGQLVIYLLADWLNKNSEKLRGIVDLYPAVNSLGVDTITRGFPLYDVDLNRAFPGSAQEFLPGQVVHALANDVRGSDIAIDIHSSNIFLREIPQIRINKEFSKDTLPLAKELNCDFIWIHDAVTVLEATFSHTLNSMGTKTLVVEMGVGMRLTKEYGNQLLIGILNLMKKERIIECEENFDVRVPFSSEIGDVFYLNAPRSGLFVPALDHCAIIKEGNKIGDIVDPLSGTILSTLFAPNDGILFTLREYPVVYEGSLIARIFGEKSGKN, from the coding sequence ATGATAATAGAAGAAATCTTCACATCAAATTTACCTGTTGGTGAAAAACTTGCTATAAAAAGAGCTAGATTTGAATCTACAGAAATAAATGATAACAAAAAAGCTAAAAGAATTTCAATTGTTAGTGGTATTCATGGCGATGAATTAGAAGGACAATTAGTTATTTATCTTTTAGCTGATTGGCTAAATAAAAATAGTGAAAAACTAAGGGGAATAGTCGATTTATACCCTGCTGTTAACTCTTTGGGTGTTGATACAATTACAAGAGGATTTCCTTTATATGATGTTGATTTGAATAGGGCATTTCCAGGAAGTGCACAGGAGTTTCTTCCTGGTCAAGTTGTTCATGCCCTTGCAAATGATGTAAGAGGAAGTGATATAGCTATTGATATTCATTCAAGTAATATTTTTTTAAGAGAGATTCCTCAAATTAGAATAAATAAAGAGTTTTCAAAAGATACTTTACCTTTAGCAAAAGAGTTAAACTGTGATTTTATTTGGATACATGATGCGGTAACAGTTTTAGAAGCTACTTTTTCACATACTTTAAACTCAATGGGTACAAAAACACTTGTTGTTGAAATGGGTGTTGGAATGAGACTTACAAAAGAGTATGGAAACCAACTTTTAATAGGTATTTTAAATCTTATGAAAAAAGAGAGAATTATTGAGTGTGAAGAGAATTTTGATGTAAGAGTTCCTTTTAGTTCAGAAATTGGAGATGTTTTTTATCTAAATGCTCCAAGAAGTGGACTTTTTGTTCCTGCTCTTGACCATTGTGCGATTATAAAAGAGGGGAATAAAATAGGAGATATTGTTGACCCATTAAGTGGAACAATATTATCTACATTATTTGCTCCTAATGATGGAATTTTATTTACATTAAGAGAGTATCCAGTTGTTTATGAAGGTTCTTTAATAGCTAGAATTTTTGGAGAAAAAAGTGGAAAAAATTGA
- a CDS encoding RrF2 family transcriptional regulator: MKVSKKTDYALRALFAIAEQKNSSISIRELSESTDVPRRFLENIMLEMNKAGWVSSIPGRYGGYVLAKASNEITLGEVIRHFEGMIAMISCVSVSNYEPCSQESKCYFRRVFLNIRNLTAQILDKTTIASCLMQEPIKKEDIFKEEFVGGLGI; this comes from the coding sequence ATGAAAGTATCAAAAAAAACTGATTATGCATTAAGAGCTTTATTTGCAATTGCAGAACAAAAAAATAGTTCTATTTCAATTAGAGAGTTATCTGAAAGTACAGATGTTCCAAGAAGATTTTTAGAAAACATAATGCTTGAGATGAATAAAGCAGGTTGGGTTAGTAGTATTCCTGGTCGTTATGGTGGATATGTTTTAGCAAAAGCTTCAAATGAAATAACTTTAGGTGAAGTTATTAGGCATTTTGAGGGAATGATAGCAATGATTTCTTGTGTATCAGTTTCTAATTATGAGCCTTGCTCTCAAGAGAGTAAATGTTATTTTAGAAGAGTCTTTTTAAATATAAGAAATTTGACTGCACAAATTTTGGATAAAACAACAATTGCTTCTTGTTTGATGCAAGAACCAATAAAAAAAGAGGATATTTTTAAAGAAGAATTTGTAGGTGGATTAGGAATCTAA
- the cysT gene encoding sulfate ABC transporter permease subunit CysT — protein MRLNFGVLKRPKSPIPGFGLTMGYTVFYLSIIVIIPLIALFTEAFSLGWEAFINATTEARVVASYKLTFVTSLIAALVNTFFGLIVAWCLVRYEFFGKRIFDAIVDLPFALPTAVSGIALTTLYSSQGWFGQYLEPLGIKVVFTPIGITIALIFIGLPFVVRTIQPALEEIQIEQEEASASLGASRWQTFYKVILPTIFPALLTGFALSFARALGEYGSVVFIAGNMPFKTEISTLLIITKLEQYDFAGATAIAVVMLVISFVMLLLINMLQRWSSRRRGMEAI, from the coding sequence ATGAGATTGAATTTTGGAGTATTAAAAAGACCAAAATCACCAATACCAGGGTTTGGATTAACTATGGGATATACTGTGTTTTATCTTAGTATCATAGTTATCATTCCTTTAATAGCACTTTTTACAGAGGCTTTTAGTTTAGGTTGGGAGGCATTTATAAACGCAACAACAGAAGCTAGAGTAGTTGCAAGTTATAAACTAACATTTGTTACTTCACTAATTGCTGCACTTGTAAATACTTTTTTTGGACTTATCGTTGCTTGGTGTTTGGTTAGATATGAGTTTTTTGGAAAAAGAATTTTTGATGCAATTGTTGATTTACCATTTGCACTTCCAACAGCAGTTTCAGGAATTGCTCTTACAACTCTATATTCGTCACAAGGTTGGTTTGGACAATATTTAGAACCACTAGGAATTAAAGTTGTGTTTACTCCTATTGGAATTACTATTGCTTTGATTTTTATAGGACTTCCTTTTGTGGTGCGAACAATTCAACCAGCACTTGAAGAGATTCAAATAGAACAAGAGGAAGCTAGTGCATCTTTGGGAGCGAGTAGATGGCAAACCTTTTATAAAGTGATACTTCCTACAATTTTTCCAGCACTTTTAACTGGATTTGCTTTGTCATTTGCAAGAGCTTTAGGTGAATATGGTTCGGTTGTTTTTATTGCTGGAAATATGCCATTTAAAACAGAGATTAGTACACTTTTGATTATTACAAAACTTGAACAATACGATTTTGCAGGAGCAACAGCAATTGCAGTTGTGATGTTAGTAATCTCTTTTGTGATGTTGTTATTAATAAATATGCTTCAAAGATGGAGTTCAAGAAGAAGAGGAATGGAGGCTATATGA
- a CDS encoding EAL domain-containing protein, producing the protein MTQFTDNKEFEINLPNRKEFLEDNKKNKFNKVAIFDVNGFGNINHYYGYDFGEKVLKIISLRLENRFLNSKIYYLGADIFASASSEDISKDRFIQTIKSIIWYFGYSPIEVDGFKVYIPLRVGVAINYPELLFTAEFALKQTKVVKHNLVIYDAEQHHICHPNSLSIEQDLYWEGQIIEAVRKDKFEIFAQLISNQFEKKYEILVRMKNSKGEVISPYFFINRAKKINLYSEITKKVIQKSFEYFENKNIEFSINLSISDILEKDVVDFLIQKIYEFDIGHSLTIEITESEGIDNIEEVISFIKIVKNLGVKIAIDDFGTGYSNFSYLVRLQADFIKLDGSIIQDINKTKSAKAVVEAIVFFAKKIGIKTVAEFVSSKEIYETCKELEIDYFQGYWFDEPKNVKELK; encoded by the coding sequence TTGACGCAATTTACAGATAATAAAGAGTTTGAGATTAATCTTCCAAATAGAAAAGAGTTTTTAGAAGATAACAAAAAAAATAAATTTAATAAAGTAGCTATTTTTGATGTTAATGGTTTTGGAAATATTAATCACTATTATGGATACGATTTTGGAGAAAAAGTATTAAAAATAATCTCTTTAAGATTAGAAAATAGATTTTTAAATAGCAAAATCTATTATTTAGGAGCAGACATTTTTGCGTCTGCTTCAAGTGAAGATATTTCAAAAGATAGGTTTATCCAAACTATAAAATCAATTATTTGGTATTTTGGTTATTCACCTATTGAAGTTGATGGATTTAAAGTTTATATACCTTTGAGAGTTGGTGTTGCTATAAATTATCCTGAACTTTTGTTTACTGCTGAGTTTGCTTTAAAACAAACAAAAGTAGTAAAACATAATCTAGTGATTTACGATGCTGAACAACACCATATTTGTCATCCAAATTCTTTATCAATAGAACAAGATTTGTATTGGGAAGGGCAAATAATAGAAGCAGTAAGAAAAGATAAATTTGAAATTTTTGCACAGTTAATAAGCAATCAATTTGAAAAAAAATATGAGATCTTAGTTCGTATGAAAAACTCAAAAGGTGAAGTAATAAGTCCATATTTTTTTATAAATAGAGCAAAAAAAATCAATTTATATAGTGAAATTACAAAAAAAGTAATTCAAAAATCTTTTGAATATTTTGAAAATAAAAATATAGAGTTTAGTATAAATCTCTCAATTAGTGATATTTTGGAAAAAGATGTTGTAGATTTTCTGATACAGAAAATTTATGAGTTTGATATAGGACATTCTTTAACAATAGAAATTACAGAGAGTGAAGGTATTGATAATATTGAAGAGGTTATCTCTTTTATAAAAATTGTCAAAAATCTTGGGGTAAAAATAGCAATAGATGATTTTGGAACAGGTTATTCTAACTTCTCATATTTAGTTAGATTACAAGCAGATTTCATAAAACTTGATGGTTCTATTATTCAAGATATAAACAAAACAAAATCAGCAAAAGCAGTTGTTGAAGCAATAGTTTTTTTTGCTAAGAAAATAGGAATAAAAACTGTTGCAGAGTTTGTCTCTTCAAAAGAGATTTATGAAACTTGTAAAGAGTTGGAGATAGATTATTTTCAAGGATATTGGTTTGATGAGCCAAAAAATGTTAAAGAATTAAAATAA
- a CDS encoding circularly permuted type 2 ATP-grasp protein, which translates to MLDIKNEKSELFWEIFSKQDRLKIDEFQKYMDKFAVNFNLYKDGNFIERSLPFDVIPRIIDSKEFDKMDKGLSQRIKALNLFLEDLYTDKKIIKDKVIPEEFIFQAKGYLKELEGFSPNKKIRTHINGIDLVKDTITDDWVILEDNLRVPSGASYPLSVRDTYRKIYPDFFEKLKIKPIKGYPSILEEAMNYVSCGGINVVLTPGRFNSAYYEHAYLARKIGAQLVRNDELIVKDKILYFKNYNGQLIKVGAVYRRLDDEFLDPKFFNEESLIGVPGIMEVYLAGNVAIMNAPGNGIADDKGIYYFVPKMIEYYLGEKPILRNAPTYLPYFEDDRKYVFENMHKLVIKDVAEAGGYGVMFGHAMSKIQLDDLKTIISANPRRFIAQELIEFYDEECYINDEIVPRKADFRAYVVMAEEPKVWQCGLTRYAMEAGNYLVNSSQGGGFKDTWVMED; encoded by the coding sequence TTGCTAGATATAAAAAATGAGAAGAGTGAGTTGTTTTGGGAAATATTTTCAAAACAAGATAGATTGAAGATTGATGAATTTCAAAAGTATATGGACAAGTTTGCAGTAAATTTCAACCTTTATAAAGATGGAAATTTTATTGAAAGATCGCTTCCTTTTGACGTTATTCCAAGAATAATTGATTCAAAAGAGTTTGATAAGATGGATAAAGGTCTATCTCAAAGAATTAAGGCTTTAAATCTTTTTTTAGAAGATTTATATACAGATAAAAAAATTATCAAAGACAAAGTTATTCCAGAAGAATTTATTTTTCAAGCCAAAGGTTATTTAAAAGAGCTTGAAGGTTTCTCTCCAAATAAAAAAATCAGAACACATATAAATGGTATAGATTTAGTAAAAGATACAATCACTGATGATTGGGTTATTTTAGAAGATAATTTAAGAGTTCCAAGTGGAGCTAGTTATCCTTTATCAGTTCGAGATACTTATAGAAAAATTTATCCAGATTTTTTTGAAAAACTAAAAATAAAACCAATAAAAGGTTATCCCTCTATTTTAGAAGAAGCTATGAATTATGTTAGTTGCGGAGGAATAAATGTTGTTTTAACTCCAGGAAGATTTAATTCAGCATATTATGAACATGCTTATTTAGCTAGAAAAATAGGTGCTCAACTTGTAAGAAACGATGAATTAATAGTTAAAGATAAGATTTTATATTTTAAAAATTATAATGGTCAACTAATCAAAGTAGGGGCTGTTTATAGAAGATTGGATGATGAATTTTTAGACCCAAAATTCTTTAATGAAGAGAGTCTAATAGGTGTTCCAGGAATTATGGAAGTATATTTAGCTGGTAATGTAGCGATTATGAATGCACCTGGAAATGGTATTGCTGATGATAAAGGTATTTACTATTTTGTACCAAAAATGATTGAATATTATTTAGGTGAAAAACCAATTCTAAGAAATGCACCAACATATTTACCATATTTTGAAGATGATAGAAAATATGTATTTGAGAATATGCATAAATTAGTTATTAAAGATGTGGCTGAAGCTGGTGGTTATGGAGTTATGTTTGGTCATGCTATGTCAAAAATTCAGTTAGATGATTTAAAAACAATAATTAGTGCAAATCCAAGAAGATTTATTGCTCAAGAGTTAATAGAGTTTTATGATGAAGAGTGTTATATAAATGATGAAATTGTTCCAAGAAAAGCTGATTTTAGGGCTTATGTTGTTATGGCAGAAGAACCAAAAGTTTGGCAATGTGGATTAACAAGATATGCAATGGAAGCTGGAAATTATTTAGTTAATTCATCTCAAGGTGGTGGATTTAAAGATACTTGGGTAATGGAGGATTAA